From a region of the Mytilus galloprovincialis chromosome 3, xbMytGall1.hap1.1, whole genome shotgun sequence genome:
- the LOC143068152 gene encoding protein dispatched homolog 1-like isoform X1 gives MCFPSARSKWSMASYTRVVVHYPYMVFLVVFVVIATCLVLSLTLIEFPTFGNPLDGFEPRGTEIGQRLNTFGNMYDNKGNKLSLLPSNFHSLLKDIDDSDAATNEQNQTDILSKRSTKNNDYFCEYSSQKYSHFAHIAFTAEDSSNLFTAENIRQMCYIEEQIIRTHSSFNELCLTKTSNECCPSWSLGNYISRLSQKSNCSQITQEDVNKVYKTLDKCSPYYFNYTLEHDCEATKPNGRVYSRCKGIPRRCIRFNGVFNILHHITDMNFIPESAKPHTQPFLRYAITFLPISYSIGTVELYNHIESWVGSSNQNIKIAGIDFGIKYTLFSEYLLKDTIWIIGAICVIFILVWIYTASIFVTFMTFVVIGSSLVMSYFLNQIIFEIKFFPYMNLVTAVMVIAIGADDVFVYCKVWHLSKSERNNGTMEKIVHDTLHHATLSMFVTSLTTSAALFSNGASSITAIKCFSIFAGTTILCNFLIMITLIPATLIINDKWCNCESWYNPEFSSNQKVRYFLCKIPYKVYHSISDWSRIFFEKLLPFIIVKFRYIWIFVLGALGIGGVVVIFFHPKLKLPSSDKFQVFSSNHLIEKYEFQIRNNFRFEKSKDIEEFTLLPLTFVWGAFATDKGDYLDPASRGSLKFDKTFNAITPSAQTWLLQFCNKLKNTDFYQQTPGYQLTNCFFDKFRDYLQKPCLFVDDFPCCNNTYPKSEEMSYCLYKYIPMLMNTPGVQYSQMTPGIRYTDNSISLLIVEYMSNVQFSFSYSKTKDFYTKVNSWFTQELQSAPPEIKNGWFVSNLAVFDLQNSLSEETPVTMGISLCVVAAVIFITTLNVFISIFALISVACIMFVTIGTLVLLNWELNILEAVILTVALGMSVDYTLHYAVVYRLSPDIDRENKIVSCVHSMGSVITMAAITTFLAGALMMPATVLVYKKFGIFLMLVISVSWTYSTIFFLSLLCICGPMGNFGQFNLPTCEVCVAAPEEHQDKTQYTISELSSTSTYPHTTSTATTSTSESRELESISDDPIDPFPLPQRRRSRSRGQYHEYMKARTRSDSPEELRPGRTEGYHSRRGSRVRFSIGSIEKTSPSHEIDTEPKRYGKRRSVAEDSVFEVSEESLSSPVEGSKTEVH, from the exons gGATTTGAACCAAGAGGGACAGAAATAGGACAAAGACTCAATACATTTGGAAACATGTATGATAACAAAGGAAATAAGCTTTCATTGCTCCCGTCCAACTTCCACTCTCTTCTTAAAGATATTGATGACTCTGATGCAGCTACCAATGAACAGAACCAAACAGATATATTGTCTAAAAGAAGTACcaaaaataatgattatttcTGTGAATATTCTA GTCAGAAATATAGCCATTTTGCACATATTGCCTTTACTGCAGAGGACAGCTCTAATCTCTTCACTGCTGAAAATATACGACAGATGTGTTACATAGAGGAACAAATTATTCGAACCCATTCCTCGTTTAATGAATTATGCTTGACTAAAACCAGTAATGAATGTTGTCCAAGTTGGTCACTAGGAAACTATATATCTCGGCTATCACAGAAATCCAATTGCTCACAGATTACACAAGAGGATGTAAATAAAGTATATAAGACTCTTGATAAATGCTCACCATACTATTTTAATTACACATTGGAACATGACTGTGAAGCTACCAAGCCAAATGGAAGAGTTTATTCCCGTTGTAAAGGCATTCCAAGAAGGTGTATACGTTTTAATGGTGTCTTTAATATTTTACATCATATTACCGACATGAATTTTATACCAGAAAGTGCCAAACCACACACTCAACCATTTTTACGCTATGCGATAACCTTTTTACCAATTTCTTACAGTATTGGTACAGTGGAGTTATACAACCACATTGAATCATGGGTAGGATCAAgcaatcaaaatatcaaaatagcaGGGATAGATTTTGGTATTAAGTACACACTGTTTAGTGAATACCTTTTAAAAGATACAATTTGGATAATTGGTGCTATCTGCGTAATTTTTATACTCGTATGGATCTACACAGCCTCCATCTTTGTTACATTTATGACATTTGTTGTTATTGGATCTTCCTTAGTTATGTCGTATTTTCTCAACCAGATTATTTTTGAAATCAAATTTTTTCCATACATGAATCTTGTTACTGCTGTAATGGTTATAGCTATTGGTGCTGATGATGTTTTTGTATATTGTAAAGTATGGCATTTATCTAAATCTGAGAGAAACAATGGAACTATGGAGAAAATAGTGCATGATACGCTCCATCATGCCACCTTATCGATGTTTGTTACCAGTTTAACCACTTCAGCTGCTTTGTTTTCAAATGGTGCTAGCTCAATCACCGCCATTAAATGTTTTAGCATCTTTGCGGGGACAACTATATTATGTAATTTTTTAATCATGATTACATTAATTCCTGCCACTCTTATTATCAATGATAAATGGTGCAATTGTGAGAGCTGGTACAATCCAGAATTTTCATCCAATCAAAAAGTTAGATACTTTTTATGCAAAATACCGTACAAAGTGTATCATTCTATATCGGATTGGTCAAggatattttttgaaaagttgcTGCCTTTTATCATAGTGAAGTTTAGATATATATGGATATTTGTATTAGGTGCTTTAGGCATTGGAGGAGTGGTTGTGATATTCTTCCATCCTAAGCTCAAACTACCATCATCagataaatttcaagttttttcaTCCAatcatttaattgaaaaatatgaattcCAAATAAGAAACaatttccggtttgaaaaatCTAAAGATATTGAGGAATTTACCTTGTTGCCTTTGACATTTGTATGGGGTGCTTTTGCAACAGACAAAGGAGACTATTTAGATCCAGCTAGTCGTGGAAGTTTGAAATTCGACAAAACATTCAATGCAATTACTCCAAGTGCTCAAACATGGTTGTTGCAATTTTGTAATAAACTGAAGAATACTGATTTTTATCAGCAGACACCAGGATATCAGctcacaaattgtttttttgataaatttcgtGATTATTTACAAAAGCCTTGTCTGTTTGTAGATGATTTTCCATGTTGTAATAATACATATCCCAAATCAGAAGAAATGTcatattgtttatataaatacattCCAATGCTCATGAATACTCCAGGTGTTCAGTACAGTCAGATGACTCCAGGCATAAGATACACAGACAATAGTATCAGTCTTCTTATTGTGGAATACATGAGCAATGTACAGTTTTCATTTTCTTACTCAAAGACCAAAGATTTTTATACTAAAGTTAACAGCTGGTTTACTCAGGAACTTCAATCAGCACCACCCGAAATAAAAAATGGCTGGTTCGTTAGCAACCTAGCTGTGTTTGATCTCCAAAATAGTCTTTCAGAAGAAACACCCGTTACCATGGGGATTTCTCTTTGTGTTGTCGCTGCTGTGATTTTTATAACTACATTAAATGTTTTCATCAGTATTTTTGCATTGATTAGTGTTGCATGTATTATGTTTGTCACCATTGGAACATTGGTGCTTCTGAACTGGGAACTGAATATATTAGAAGCTGTGATCCTTACTGTAGCACTTGGCATGTCAGTAGATTATACTCTTCATTATGCTGTAGTTTATCGTCTATCTCCAGATATTGACCGTGAGAACAAAATTGTGAGTTGTGTTCATAGTATGGGAAGTGTCATCACTATGGCAGCAATTACCACATTCCTAGCTGGTGCATTAATGATGCCAGCCACAGTTTTAGTCTACAAGAAATTTGGCATTTTTCTGATGCTTGTCATATCTGTAAGCTGGACttattcaacaatttttttcctGTCCTTGTTATGTATATGTGGTCCAATGGGTAATTTCGGACAATTCAATTTGCCAACTTGTGAAGTCTGTGTTGCAGCGCCAGAGGAACACCAAGATAAAACTCAATATACTATTTCTGAATTATCCTCAACTAGCACATATCCTCACACAACTAGTACAGCTACCACTTCAACAAGTGAGTCAAGAGAACTTGAATCAATATCTGACGATCCTATAGACCCTTTTCCTCTACCTCAACGAAGAAGATCAAGATCAAGAGGTCAGTATCATGAATACATGAAAGCTCGTACGAGGAGTGACAGTCCTGAAGAACTTCGTCCTGGAAGGACTGAAGGTTATCATTCCAGGAGAGGAAGTCGTGTTAGATTCTCTATCGGAAGTATAGAAAAAACAAGTCCCAGTCATGAAATTGATACTGAACCAAAACGATATGGTAAAAGAAGATCAGTGGCAGAGGATTCCGTATTTGAGGTGTCAGAGGAATCACTTTCATCACCAGTAGAGGGCAGTAAAACAGAAGTCCATTAA
- the LOC143068152 gene encoding protein dispatched homolog 1-like isoform X2, whose amino-acid sequence MSYTRVVVHYPYMVFLVVFVVIATCLVLSLTLIEFPTFGNPLDGFEPRGTEIGQRLNTFGNMYDNKGNKLSLLPSNFHSLLKDIDDSDAATNEQNQTDILSKRSTKNNDYFCEYSSQKYSHFAHIAFTAEDSSNLFTAENIRQMCYIEEQIIRTHSSFNELCLTKTSNECCPSWSLGNYISRLSQKSNCSQITQEDVNKVYKTLDKCSPYYFNYTLEHDCEATKPNGRVYSRCKGIPRRCIRFNGVFNILHHITDMNFIPESAKPHTQPFLRYAITFLPISYSIGTVELYNHIESWVGSSNQNIKIAGIDFGIKYTLFSEYLLKDTIWIIGAICVIFILVWIYTASIFVTFMTFVVIGSSLVMSYFLNQIIFEIKFFPYMNLVTAVMVIAIGADDVFVYCKVWHLSKSERNNGTMEKIVHDTLHHATLSMFVTSLTTSAALFSNGASSITAIKCFSIFAGTTILCNFLIMITLIPATLIINDKWCNCESWYNPEFSSNQKVRYFLCKIPYKVYHSISDWSRIFFEKLLPFIIVKFRYIWIFVLGALGIGGVVVIFFHPKLKLPSSDKFQVFSSNHLIEKYEFQIRNNFRFEKSKDIEEFTLLPLTFVWGAFATDKGDYLDPASRGSLKFDKTFNAITPSAQTWLLQFCNKLKNTDFYQQTPGYQLTNCFFDKFRDYLQKPCLFVDDFPCCNNTYPKSEEMSYCLYKYIPMLMNTPGVQYSQMTPGIRYTDNSISLLIVEYMSNVQFSFSYSKTKDFYTKVNSWFTQELQSAPPEIKNGWFVSNLAVFDLQNSLSEETPVTMGISLCVVAAVIFITTLNVFISIFALISVACIMFVTIGTLVLLNWELNILEAVILTVALGMSVDYTLHYAVVYRLSPDIDRENKIVSCVHSMGSVITMAAITTFLAGALMMPATVLVYKKFGIFLMLVISVSWTYSTIFFLSLLCICGPMGNFGQFNLPTCEVCVAAPEEHQDKTQYTISELSSTSTYPHTTSTATTSTSESRELESISDDPIDPFPLPQRRRSRSRGQYHEYMKARTRSDSPEELRPGRTEGYHSRRGSRVRFSIGSIEKTSPSHEIDTEPKRYGKRRSVAEDSVFEVSEESLSSPVEGSKTEVH is encoded by the exons gGATTTGAACCAAGAGGGACAGAAATAGGACAAAGACTCAATACATTTGGAAACATGTATGATAACAAAGGAAATAAGCTTTCATTGCTCCCGTCCAACTTCCACTCTCTTCTTAAAGATATTGATGACTCTGATGCAGCTACCAATGAACAGAACCAAACAGATATATTGTCTAAAAGAAGTACcaaaaataatgattatttcTGTGAATATTCTA GTCAGAAATATAGCCATTTTGCACATATTGCCTTTACTGCAGAGGACAGCTCTAATCTCTTCACTGCTGAAAATATACGACAGATGTGTTACATAGAGGAACAAATTATTCGAACCCATTCCTCGTTTAATGAATTATGCTTGACTAAAACCAGTAATGAATGTTGTCCAAGTTGGTCACTAGGAAACTATATATCTCGGCTATCACAGAAATCCAATTGCTCACAGATTACACAAGAGGATGTAAATAAAGTATATAAGACTCTTGATAAATGCTCACCATACTATTTTAATTACACATTGGAACATGACTGTGAAGCTACCAAGCCAAATGGAAGAGTTTATTCCCGTTGTAAAGGCATTCCAAGAAGGTGTATACGTTTTAATGGTGTCTTTAATATTTTACATCATATTACCGACATGAATTTTATACCAGAAAGTGCCAAACCACACACTCAACCATTTTTACGCTATGCGATAACCTTTTTACCAATTTCTTACAGTATTGGTACAGTGGAGTTATACAACCACATTGAATCATGGGTAGGATCAAgcaatcaaaatatcaaaatagcaGGGATAGATTTTGGTATTAAGTACACACTGTTTAGTGAATACCTTTTAAAAGATACAATTTGGATAATTGGTGCTATCTGCGTAATTTTTATACTCGTATGGATCTACACAGCCTCCATCTTTGTTACATTTATGACATTTGTTGTTATTGGATCTTCCTTAGTTATGTCGTATTTTCTCAACCAGATTATTTTTGAAATCAAATTTTTTCCATACATGAATCTTGTTACTGCTGTAATGGTTATAGCTATTGGTGCTGATGATGTTTTTGTATATTGTAAAGTATGGCATTTATCTAAATCTGAGAGAAACAATGGAACTATGGAGAAAATAGTGCATGATACGCTCCATCATGCCACCTTATCGATGTTTGTTACCAGTTTAACCACTTCAGCTGCTTTGTTTTCAAATGGTGCTAGCTCAATCACCGCCATTAAATGTTTTAGCATCTTTGCGGGGACAACTATATTATGTAATTTTTTAATCATGATTACATTAATTCCTGCCACTCTTATTATCAATGATAAATGGTGCAATTGTGAGAGCTGGTACAATCCAGAATTTTCATCCAATCAAAAAGTTAGATACTTTTTATGCAAAATACCGTACAAAGTGTATCATTCTATATCGGATTGGTCAAggatattttttgaaaagttgcTGCCTTTTATCATAGTGAAGTTTAGATATATATGGATATTTGTATTAGGTGCTTTAGGCATTGGAGGAGTGGTTGTGATATTCTTCCATCCTAAGCTCAAACTACCATCATCagataaatttcaagttttttcaTCCAatcatttaattgaaaaatatgaattcCAAATAAGAAACaatttccggtttgaaaaatCTAAAGATATTGAGGAATTTACCTTGTTGCCTTTGACATTTGTATGGGGTGCTTTTGCAACAGACAAAGGAGACTATTTAGATCCAGCTAGTCGTGGAAGTTTGAAATTCGACAAAACATTCAATGCAATTACTCCAAGTGCTCAAACATGGTTGTTGCAATTTTGTAATAAACTGAAGAATACTGATTTTTATCAGCAGACACCAGGATATCAGctcacaaattgtttttttgataaatttcgtGATTATTTACAAAAGCCTTGTCTGTTTGTAGATGATTTTCCATGTTGTAATAATACATATCCCAAATCAGAAGAAATGTcatattgtttatataaatacattCCAATGCTCATGAATACTCCAGGTGTTCAGTACAGTCAGATGACTCCAGGCATAAGATACACAGACAATAGTATCAGTCTTCTTATTGTGGAATACATGAGCAATGTACAGTTTTCATTTTCTTACTCAAAGACCAAAGATTTTTATACTAAAGTTAACAGCTGGTTTACTCAGGAACTTCAATCAGCACCACCCGAAATAAAAAATGGCTGGTTCGTTAGCAACCTAGCTGTGTTTGATCTCCAAAATAGTCTTTCAGAAGAAACACCCGTTACCATGGGGATTTCTCTTTGTGTTGTCGCTGCTGTGATTTTTATAACTACATTAAATGTTTTCATCAGTATTTTTGCATTGATTAGTGTTGCATGTATTATGTTTGTCACCATTGGAACATTGGTGCTTCTGAACTGGGAACTGAATATATTAGAAGCTGTGATCCTTACTGTAGCACTTGGCATGTCAGTAGATTATACTCTTCATTATGCTGTAGTTTATCGTCTATCTCCAGATATTGACCGTGAGAACAAAATTGTGAGTTGTGTTCATAGTATGGGAAGTGTCATCACTATGGCAGCAATTACCACATTCCTAGCTGGTGCATTAATGATGCCAGCCACAGTTTTAGTCTACAAGAAATTTGGCATTTTTCTGATGCTTGTCATATCTGTAAGCTGGACttattcaacaatttttttcctGTCCTTGTTATGTATATGTGGTCCAATGGGTAATTTCGGACAATTCAATTTGCCAACTTGTGAAGTCTGTGTTGCAGCGCCAGAGGAACACCAAGATAAAACTCAATATACTATTTCTGAATTATCCTCAACTAGCACATATCCTCACACAACTAGTACAGCTACCACTTCAACAAGTGAGTCAAGAGAACTTGAATCAATATCTGACGATCCTATAGACCCTTTTCCTCTACCTCAACGAAGAAGATCAAGATCAAGAGGTCAGTATCATGAATACATGAAAGCTCGTACGAGGAGTGACAGTCCTGAAGAACTTCGTCCTGGAAGGACTGAAGGTTATCATTCCAGGAGAGGAAGTCGTGTTAGATTCTCTATCGGAAGTATAGAAAAAACAAGTCCCAGTCATGAAATTGATACTGAACCAAAACGATATGGTAAAAGAAGATCAGTGGCAGAGGATTCCGTATTTGAGGTGTCAGAGGAATCACTTTCATCACCAGTAGAGGGCAGTAAAACAGAAGTCCATTAA
- the LOC143068152 gene encoding protein dispatched homolog 1-like isoform X3 yields MYDNKGNKLSLLPSNFHSLLKDIDDSDAATNEQNQTDILSKRSTKNNDYFCEYSSQKYSHFAHIAFTAEDSSNLFTAENIRQMCYIEEQIIRTHSSFNELCLTKTSNECCPSWSLGNYISRLSQKSNCSQITQEDVNKVYKTLDKCSPYYFNYTLEHDCEATKPNGRVYSRCKGIPRRCIRFNGVFNILHHITDMNFIPESAKPHTQPFLRYAITFLPISYSIGTVELYNHIESWVGSSNQNIKIAGIDFGIKYTLFSEYLLKDTIWIIGAICVIFILVWIYTASIFVTFMTFVVIGSSLVMSYFLNQIIFEIKFFPYMNLVTAVMVIAIGADDVFVYCKVWHLSKSERNNGTMEKIVHDTLHHATLSMFVTSLTTSAALFSNGASSITAIKCFSIFAGTTILCNFLIMITLIPATLIINDKWCNCESWYNPEFSSNQKVRYFLCKIPYKVYHSISDWSRIFFEKLLPFIIVKFRYIWIFVLGALGIGGVVVIFFHPKLKLPSSDKFQVFSSNHLIEKYEFQIRNNFRFEKSKDIEEFTLLPLTFVWGAFATDKGDYLDPASRGSLKFDKTFNAITPSAQTWLLQFCNKLKNTDFYQQTPGYQLTNCFFDKFRDYLQKPCLFVDDFPCCNNTYPKSEEMSYCLYKYIPMLMNTPGVQYSQMTPGIRYTDNSISLLIVEYMSNVQFSFSYSKTKDFYTKVNSWFTQELQSAPPEIKNGWFVSNLAVFDLQNSLSEETPVTMGISLCVVAAVIFITTLNVFISIFALISVACIMFVTIGTLVLLNWELNILEAVILTVALGMSVDYTLHYAVVYRLSPDIDRENKIVSCVHSMGSVITMAAITTFLAGALMMPATVLVYKKFGIFLMLVISVSWTYSTIFFLSLLCICGPMGNFGQFNLPTCEVCVAAPEEHQDKTQYTISELSSTSTYPHTTSTATTSTSESRELESISDDPIDPFPLPQRRRSRSRGQYHEYMKARTRSDSPEELRPGRTEGYHSRRGSRVRFSIGSIEKTSPSHEIDTEPKRYGKRRSVAEDSVFEVSEESLSSPVEGSKTEVH; encoded by the exons ATGTATGATAACAAAGGAAATAAGCTTTCATTGCTCCCGTCCAACTTCCACTCTCTTCTTAAAGATATTGATGACTCTGATGCAGCTACCAATGAACAGAACCAAACAGATATATTGTCTAAAAGAAGTACcaaaaataatgattatttcTGTGAATATTCTA GTCAGAAATATAGCCATTTTGCACATATTGCCTTTACTGCAGAGGACAGCTCTAATCTCTTCACTGCTGAAAATATACGACAGATGTGTTACATAGAGGAACAAATTATTCGAACCCATTCCTCGTTTAATGAATTATGCTTGACTAAAACCAGTAATGAATGTTGTCCAAGTTGGTCACTAGGAAACTATATATCTCGGCTATCACAGAAATCCAATTGCTCACAGATTACACAAGAGGATGTAAATAAAGTATATAAGACTCTTGATAAATGCTCACCATACTATTTTAATTACACATTGGAACATGACTGTGAAGCTACCAAGCCAAATGGAAGAGTTTATTCCCGTTGTAAAGGCATTCCAAGAAGGTGTATACGTTTTAATGGTGTCTTTAATATTTTACATCATATTACCGACATGAATTTTATACCAGAAAGTGCCAAACCACACACTCAACCATTTTTACGCTATGCGATAACCTTTTTACCAATTTCTTACAGTATTGGTACAGTGGAGTTATACAACCACATTGAATCATGGGTAGGATCAAgcaatcaaaatatcaaaatagcaGGGATAGATTTTGGTATTAAGTACACACTGTTTAGTGAATACCTTTTAAAAGATACAATTTGGATAATTGGTGCTATCTGCGTAATTTTTATACTCGTATGGATCTACACAGCCTCCATCTTTGTTACATTTATGACATTTGTTGTTATTGGATCTTCCTTAGTTATGTCGTATTTTCTCAACCAGATTATTTTTGAAATCAAATTTTTTCCATACATGAATCTTGTTACTGCTGTAATGGTTATAGCTATTGGTGCTGATGATGTTTTTGTATATTGTAAAGTATGGCATTTATCTAAATCTGAGAGAAACAATGGAACTATGGAGAAAATAGTGCATGATACGCTCCATCATGCCACCTTATCGATGTTTGTTACCAGTTTAACCACTTCAGCTGCTTTGTTTTCAAATGGTGCTAGCTCAATCACCGCCATTAAATGTTTTAGCATCTTTGCGGGGACAACTATATTATGTAATTTTTTAATCATGATTACATTAATTCCTGCCACTCTTATTATCAATGATAAATGGTGCAATTGTGAGAGCTGGTACAATCCAGAATTTTCATCCAATCAAAAAGTTAGATACTTTTTATGCAAAATACCGTACAAAGTGTATCATTCTATATCGGATTGGTCAAggatattttttgaaaagttgcTGCCTTTTATCATAGTGAAGTTTAGATATATATGGATATTTGTATTAGGTGCTTTAGGCATTGGAGGAGTGGTTGTGATATTCTTCCATCCTAAGCTCAAACTACCATCATCagataaatttcaagttttttcaTCCAatcatttaattgaaaaatatgaattcCAAATAAGAAACaatttccggtttgaaaaatCTAAAGATATTGAGGAATTTACCTTGTTGCCTTTGACATTTGTATGGGGTGCTTTTGCAACAGACAAAGGAGACTATTTAGATCCAGCTAGTCGTGGAAGTTTGAAATTCGACAAAACATTCAATGCAATTACTCCAAGTGCTCAAACATGGTTGTTGCAATTTTGTAATAAACTGAAGAATACTGATTTTTATCAGCAGACACCAGGATATCAGctcacaaattgtttttttgataaatttcgtGATTATTTACAAAAGCCTTGTCTGTTTGTAGATGATTTTCCATGTTGTAATAATACATATCCCAAATCAGAAGAAATGTcatattgtttatataaatacattCCAATGCTCATGAATACTCCAGGTGTTCAGTACAGTCAGATGACTCCAGGCATAAGATACACAGACAATAGTATCAGTCTTCTTATTGTGGAATACATGAGCAATGTACAGTTTTCATTTTCTTACTCAAAGACCAAAGATTTTTATACTAAAGTTAACAGCTGGTTTACTCAGGAACTTCAATCAGCACCACCCGAAATAAAAAATGGCTGGTTCGTTAGCAACCTAGCTGTGTTTGATCTCCAAAATAGTCTTTCAGAAGAAACACCCGTTACCATGGGGATTTCTCTTTGTGTTGTCGCTGCTGTGATTTTTATAACTACATTAAATGTTTTCATCAGTATTTTTGCATTGATTAGTGTTGCATGTATTATGTTTGTCACCATTGGAACATTGGTGCTTCTGAACTGGGAACTGAATATATTAGAAGCTGTGATCCTTACTGTAGCACTTGGCATGTCAGTAGATTATACTCTTCATTATGCTGTAGTTTATCGTCTATCTCCAGATATTGACCGTGAGAACAAAATTGTGAGTTGTGTTCATAGTATGGGAAGTGTCATCACTATGGCAGCAATTACCACATTCCTAGCTGGTGCATTAATGATGCCAGCCACAGTTTTAGTCTACAAGAAATTTGGCATTTTTCTGATGCTTGTCATATCTGTAAGCTGGACttattcaacaatttttttcctGTCCTTGTTATGTATATGTGGTCCAATGGGTAATTTCGGACAATTCAATTTGCCAACTTGTGAAGTCTGTGTTGCAGCGCCAGAGGAACACCAAGATAAAACTCAATATACTATTTCTGAATTATCCTCAACTAGCACATATCCTCACACAACTAGTACAGCTACCACTTCAACAAGTGAGTCAAGAGAACTTGAATCAATATCTGACGATCCTATAGACCCTTTTCCTCTACCTCAACGAAGAAGATCAAGATCAAGAGGTCAGTATCATGAATACATGAAAGCTCGTACGAGGAGTGACAGTCCTGAAGAACTTCGTCCTGGAAGGACTGAAGGTTATCATTCCAGGAGAGGAAGTCGTGTTAGATTCTCTATCGGAAGTATAGAAAAAACAAGTCCCAGTCATGAAATTGATACTGAACCAAAACGATATGGTAAAAGAAGATCAGTGGCAGAGGATTCCGTATTTGAGGTGTCAGAGGAATCACTTTCATCACCAGTAGAGGGCAGTAAAACAGAAGTCCATTAA